The Candidatus Limnocylindrales bacterium genome segment GCGAACGAGTCTTCGGGGCAAAGCGCTGCGTTGCCGGTACAGCTCTCCGCATCGTCGCAGGCTCCGGCCGGGCTGCGGCAGATCGTTGCGGCCGGCGCGAATCCGTCGGCCGGGCACGTCGTCGACCCTCCACTGCAGGTTTCCTGTACGTCGCAGATTCCGGTCGAGCTGCGGCAGACCGTGGTGCTTGCCGCGAACGCATCGGCAGGACAGGCGCTGCCGCTTCCCGTGCAGCGTTCCTCGGCGTCGCAGGAAGCGGCCGACGCCCGGCAGACTGCAGCCGTCGCAACAAATCCATCGGCCGGGCAGGTGGCACTCGCGCCGGTACAGGCTTCGGCAGCGTCGCAGACATCGACCGCGCTCCGGCAGACGACGGACGTCGCGGCAAGGCTGTCGGCCGGACACGTCGATGAGCTTCCGTCGCAGGCTTCCGCGCTGTCGCAGATGCCTGTCGACGACCGGCAGACCGTGCCCGCATTGCCCGCAGGATGAGAGCAGGTTCCCGCACCGTCGCAGACGTCGTCCGTACAGATCTGGCTGTCCGAAGGACACGACGTGCCGGCGGCGACTTTGACGTCGGCCGGACAAGTCGCCGACGTTCCGTCGCACGACTCGGCGACGTCGCAGCTCGTGCACGGCGAGACGAGGGTCAGGTAATTCTCTCCACCGGTTTCGCCGACGGGTGTGAAGCTGCACTCGACGTTCGCATCGATCGTCGACTGCGTGGTGGAGACGGAAGTGATGGTCGCGGTCGCGAAGCCGACGATCTTGACCGGTCCACTCGGAATTGAGCAGTCGAACGCATCGTAGACCGGAAGCAGGAACGTCCACGTGCCGCTCGCGTCCTTCCTGGCGTTGTAGAGCGACACCATTTTGGTAAACGCCGTCGTGATCGCGCCGCCCGTGAAATTGAACTGCGTGACCGCGGCTTCGGTCGACGGGCTCGTGTACGTCCCGAGGCGAAGGCCGTCGAGAATTCCACGCAGCATCGAAGCGCTGGCCGGATAGTCCATGTAGGTGTGCCACCCGGCGCAGGAGGCGCTGTTGTAGACCGTCTCGCCGCTCTGCTGGCCGGATGGATAGAGCCGCACATGCGAGTTCGCGCCGCAGTAATGCGATTGAAACCACCATTTCGAAATCGCGACTGGAATAGGAAGCGCTCCGGCCGGAACCGTGCGCGGTGCGCACGAGCTCGCAGTTCCGAACCGGCAGAACGCGCCGGCGTTACCGGCGGCGTGTACGCACGTGCCGGCGTCGTTGCACAGATCCGTCGTGCACGGGTTGTTGTCGTCGGCGCAGACAGTGCCGCTCGGGCCGCACTGCGCGTGCGCCGGCGCAGTCAGCGACAGACAGACCAGGAGCGGGGCCAGAAGCGACGTGAGCAGCCGAAATCGCATGATGCCTGCGAACATACGTGGCCGTCCGCGTCGACGCGAGAAGCGGTGCCTGAAAAGTTTCCGGATTGGCCCGCTGTAACCCCGACCACACGACGACCGCGGCCGGCTGGTCGTGGAGTGATTTCCCGACCGCGGACCGTAGACGCGCCCTCTCTGCTGCCGTCAGCGCCCGCAAATGTCTTATCGTCTCGTAGGAAAAATCGACCCGGTACTGCACCGGGTCGCGCTACACCGGCGCTTATTTCCGCATCAATGACTGAGGCGAATGTTTCGCCGAGCGCGCTACGAGCTGCACGAAAGCATCGAGCAGCCGACCTTCGTCCTGGCCCAGTCCGGACGTTTGGCAGCGAACGCTTCGAGCCCGGGCTTTTCGACGTAAGGGCTTCGCATCACGTCGAGAAGCTCGCCGATGCCGGACGGGTCGCCGGCCTCGGCGCGGTCGATGACCTGCTGCGCGAGATAGTTGCGCAGCACGTAGCGCGGATTGACCGCAAACATCGCGCTGCGGCGCTGGTCGGGATCCGCGTTTTCCGACGAGACCCGCGCTGCATAGCGGGCGAGCCAGTCCGACCAGGCCGGTGCAGATTTCGAGCGCAGCGCTTCGTCGTAGAACGCGTCGGCCAGCACGTCGACGGACGGCGACTGCATCCCCGGCGTGACCAGTGCGAGGTCGCGAAAGAACGACGTCATGTCCATTTCGCTGTCGTAAAGAAGCTTCATCGCGTCGTCGACCAGAAGCTCGTCTTCCGGCCGCGCGCTGCGAAGACCGAACTTCGCGAGCGTCATCGCGCTCGACGTTTCCATGTAGACGCGCTTGTAGACCTCGAGTCCGGCCTTGAGGTCGTCGATCGATGGAAACACTGCGGCGAGCGCGTTCGCGAGGCACGCGAGGTTCCAGAGCGCCACCGACGGCTGGCGCCCGAACGCGTAGCGATGCGTCGCCGCATCGGTGGTGTTCGGCGTCCAGTCGGGGTCGTAGTTGTCGATCCATCCGTACGGGCCGTAGTCGATCGTCAGCCCGAGGATCGACATGTTGTCGGTGTTCATCACGCCGTGCACGAACCCGACGCGCATCCAGTGGGCGACCATGACCGCCGTGCGCTCGCAGACCGCATGGAACCAGTCTACCCGCCTGGCGTGCACGTCGCCGCTGAGCTCCGGAAAGTCGCGGGCGATCGTGAAGTCGACGAGGCGTTCGAGCAGCGCGCTGTCGCCGCGCGCCGCAAGGATCTCGAAGTTGCCGAAACGAAGGAACGACGGCGACACGCGGCAGACAATCGCGCCGGGCTCCGGGCGCGGATGTCCGTCGTAGAGCATGTCGCGGACAACCGACTCGCCGGTTGCGACGAGGCTGAGCGCACGCGTCGTCGGGACGCCGAGATGGTGCATCGCCTCGCTGCACAGAAACTCGCGGATCGACGAGCGCAGCACGGCGCGCCCGTCGGCGGTTCGCGAGTACGGAGTCGGTCCTGCGCCCTTCAGCTGAAGCTCCCAGCGCTGGCCGCGCGAGTTGACGTATTCTCCGAGCGCGATCGCACGGCCGTCGCCGAGCTGTCCGGCCCAGCTCCCGAACTGGTGTCCGCCGTAGCATGCCGCATACGCCGTCATGCCTTCGGCAAGCGTGTTGCCGCCGAAGACGTTCGCGAAAGCCTCGGAATGAACCGCCTCTTCGTCGAGATCGAGGAGCGCGGCGACTTCCGCCGCATGCGCGAGCAGGCGAGGCGCGGCGACCGGCGTCGGCTCGGCCGGCGACCAGCACGCCGCGTGAACCTGGCGGCGGAAGTTGCGCGACTCGGGATCGCCGGGCAGCTCGCGCACGAAGCGATTGTCGAAACGCGCGTGCTCGAAAAGCGGCGCGATGGCCGACGCAGTCGTCACGCGGCCGGCATCAGGAGGACGGCACCCGGGTGGTCAGGCTGTCGATGGCATGGACAGGGGCCATGTCGCCCGACATCAGATGGGCGATGGCTGCGTAGACGAGCCGCTGGCTCTGCAGCATGTTCTTGCCTGCGAATGCCGGGGAGACGACGTCGATCGTGAAATGTCCGCCGCCGCCGGCCACCTGGACCTCCGCGTCGGGAATCTCCTTGCGGATCGCGTCGCGCAGTGCGTCGGTAACCGAGCCGGTAAAATCGGTGGGATGCGAAGACATGCTGTCTTGTCGCCCGCCCGAAAAGCGGTCGCAAACTGGACAGGCCGCCGCGTGATGGTACCTTCGGACGGTCTGCGCAAGGCGCAGGTGCGCGGCAGGCAAGGAGCATCGGATGAAGAGGAATGTCGATCGACACGCGCGGGCGCGTACCATTGCCGGATCGTCGATGGTCGCGGGTGCAATCGCAGTCGCCGCGTGGTCGTCGAGCGCGCTCGCCAGCATGACGGTGCCCGGCGGCGGGAGCGTCACTGCGTCGGCAGCTTCGGAAACCGCGTCGACCGAGCTCGCCCGTCTCGGCGGCAAGGCCAGCGAGAGCGGGGCGTTCAAACCCGACCCGATCTACGGCGGCGGCCGCGGCCGCGATCCGTACGGAACGTCGCTCGATACCGATCCGTACAAGGGCAACAGCAATCCCAACAAGATCCGCTTCGCGCCGCCCAATGCCGGTCTTCACGGCAAACCCGAAGGGCGTGGCAAGAAAGACGCCCGCGATGATGACGAATACGCAGGTCCGGATCGCAAGCGCATGAACCCGGAAGATCGCGACGAGGACAGCCGCGCGAACAAGGCCGCGCAGCGCGCCGCCGAAGGCGAAGAACAGCAATAGACCGCGACAGCTCCGCCGAACGCGCAGCCCGTCAGAGGGCGTTGCCGCGTTCGTCGAACGCGTAGACCGCTTCCGGATCCACCAGCAGCGAGAGACGCTCGCCCGCCTGCAGCCGGTGCGTTCCCGGTACGCGCGCGATCATCCTCGGTGCATTCTCCGGAGCTTGCGTACCGGCGTGCGGCTCGCGCGAGCTCCCGAGCCTGGCGTGCACGAGCGTCTCATGGCCGAGAAGCTCGACGTGCTCGACCTCGGCGGCCAGCGTGCCGTTCGCACCGGTTGCCGCGTCGCCACGATGCGGCGCGAGCGACAGCGCTTCGGGACGCACTCCGATCCATGCAAGCCGACCCGGCAGATCGCGACCGCCGCCGTCTTTCTGTGCGAGGCGCGTCGAGTGGTCGATGCGGATGTGCTCGCCCGTGCCGGTGACGGAAGCGACGCCGTCCGCTGCGGCGGCGCGCAGCAGATTCATCGGCGGATTGCCGATGAAGCCGGCGACGAACGCGTTGAGCGGACGGTCGTAGAGCTCGGCCGGCGGCGCAGCCTGCTGCAGCACGCCGCGGTCGAGCACGGCGACGCGGTGACCGAGCGTCATGGCTTCGACCTGATCGTGCGTCACGTAGATCATCGTCGTCTGCGTGCGCTGCTGCAGCTCGGCGATCTCGGCGCGAACTTCGCTTCGCAGCCTCGCATCGAGGTTCGAAAGCGGCTCGTCCAGCAGCGAAACGGCCGGCTCGCGAATGAGCGCGCGGCCCATTGCGACGCGCTGGCGCTGTCCGCCCGAAAGCTCTTTCGGCAGCCGCTCGAGCAGCGCATCGAGCCCGAGCATGCTGGAAATACCCGCGACCTTGCGGGTTCGCTCGGTGGCCGCATCACCGCGCACGCGCAGCGGAAACTCGAGGTTGCCGCGCACGGTCATGTGCGGGTAGAGCGCATAGTCCTGGAACACCATCG includes the following:
- a CDS encoding BolA family protein; its protein translation is MSSHPTDFTGSVTDALRDAIRKEIPDAEVQVAGGGGHFTIDVVSPAFAGKNMLQSQRLVYAAIAHLMSGDMAPVHAIDSLTTRVPSS
- a CDS encoding YdiU family protein; this encodes MTTASAIAPLFEHARFDNRFVRELPGDPESRNFRRQVHAACWSPAEPTPVAAPRLLAHAAEVAALLDLDEEAVHSEAFANVFGGNTLAEGMTAYAACYGGHQFGSWAGQLGDGRAIALGEYVNSRGQRWELQLKGAGPTPYSRTADGRAVLRSSIREFLCSEAMHHLGVPTTRALSLVATGESVVRDMLYDGHPRPEPGAIVCRVSPSFLRFGNFEILAARGDSALLERLVDFTIARDFPELSGDVHARRVDWFHAVCERTAVMVAHWMRVGFVHGVMNTDNMSILGLTIDYGPYGWIDNYDPDWTPNTTDAATHRYAFGRQPSVALWNLACLANALAAVFPSIDDLKAGLEVYKRVYMETSSAMTLAKFGLRSARPEDELLVDDAMKLLYDSEMDMTSFFRDLALVTPGMQSPSVDVLADAFYDEALRSKSAPAWSDWLARYAARVSSENADPDQRRSAMFAVNPRYVLRNYLAQQVIDRAEAGDPSGIGELLDVMRSPYVEKPGLEAFAAKRPDWARTKVGCSMLSCSS
- a CDS encoding ABC transporter ATP-binding protein, producing the protein MAEVRAEHLVREFVPGVRALDDVTLSVADGELVVLVGPSGCGKSTLLRIIAGLETADSGTVSIAGRDVSHLTPPERNVAMVFQDYALYPHMTVRGNLEFPLRVRGDAATERTRKVAGISSMLGLDALLERLPKELSGGQRQRVAMGRALIREPAVSLLDEPLSNLDARLRSEVRAEIAELQQRTQTTMIYVTHDQVEAMTLGHRVAVLDRGVLQQAAPPAELYDRPLNAFVAGFIGNPPMNLLRAAAADGVASVTGTGEHIRIDHSTRLAQKDGGGRDLPGRLAWIGVRPEALSLAPHRGDAATGANGTLAAEVEHVELLGHETLVHARLGSSREPHAGTQAPENAPRMIARVPGTHRLQAGERLSLLVDPEAVYAFDERGNAL